The Sphingosinicellaceae bacterium genome includes the window GTCGAGGACGACTTCTACCGGAGCTACGCCGCGGACACCGGCATCGACCTCGGCAAGAAGCGCCCGACGCCGATGTTCACGTCGTTCAAGCTACGCGACCTCGTCATCCCCAACCGCGTCGTCGTCGCTCCGATGGCGCAGTACCGCGCGGTCGATGGCGTGCCCGGCGACTGGCACCTGATGCACTACGGCGCGCGCGCCGTCGGCGGGGCCGGGCTGGTTTATGTAGAGATGACCTGCACCTCGCCCGAGGCGCGGATCACGCTCGGCTGCCCCGGTCTGTGGAACGACGAGCAGGAAGCGGCATGGCGCCGCATCACCGACTTCGCCCACGCCAACGGCCCGGCCAAGATGGCGATGCAGCTCGGTCACGCCGGGCGCAAGGCGTCGACGCAACTCGGCTGGGAGGAGGCCGACCACCCGATCGCCGACCCGGCGCTGAACTGGCCCCTGGTGTCGGCATCGCCGCTGCCGTGGTTCCCGGGCGAGAGCCAGGTGCCCGCCGAGCTCGACCGCGCCGGCATGGACGCCGTCGTCGCCGATTTCATCGCTGCCACCCAGCGCGCCGACCGGGCCGGCTTCGACCTGCTCGAGATGCACGCCGCGCACGGCTATCTGCTCGCCAGCTTCCTGTCGCCCCTGACCAACCAGCGTACCGACAACTATGGCGGCAGCCTCGCCAACCGGCTGCGCTTCCCGCTCGAGGTGTTCGCGGCGATGCGCGCGGCGTGGCCGGCGGCGAAGCCGATGTCGGTCCGTCTGTCGGGCAGTGACTGGCTCGACGGCGGCATGAGCGAGACCGACCTGCTCGCCGTGGCGCGCGCCTTCCACGACGCCGGCTGCGACCTAATCAGCATGTCGTCGGGGCAGACCGTGCCGGACCAATCGCCGGTCTATGGTCGCATGTACCAGGTGCCGTTCTCCGAGGCCGTCCGCAACGAGGTCGGGGTCGCGACGATGTGCGTCGGTGCGATCACCGAGCCGGGGCAGATCAACACCATCATCGCGTGCCGCCGGGCCGATCTGGTCGCGCTCGGGCGGCCGCATCTGGTCGACCCGTTCTTCGCGACCCGAGCCGCGGCCTGGTACGGCAAGCGCGCCGTCGCGGTCGCGCCGCCATACATGGCCGGAGCGGCGCAATTGATGCGGGAAACCGAGAAGGCCCGTGACAAGCAGCGCGACCTTCAGGTCAAAGCGAAAATCACGAGCGGGGCTAAACGATGAGCGCGCGCGCACTGCTGCCAGACGGCTGGCCGGTCCCCAAGGGTTATGCCAACGGGATGGCGGCGACCGGCCGCCTCGTCGTCACCGCCGGCGTCGTCGGCTGGGACGCCGAGGGCCGCTTTGCCGAGGGGCTGGCCGCCCAATGCGCGCTCGCCTTCGCGAACATCGTCGCGATCCTGGCCGAGGGTGGCGCGGTCCCCGCCGATGTCGTCAAGCTGACATGGTACATCACCAGCCGCGAGGCTTATCTCGCCGAGGTCAAGGCGATCGGCGCCGCCTACCGCGCGGCGTTCGGCGGGCATTACCCGGCAATGGCGGTGGTGCAGGTGACGGGGCTCATGGAAGCCGCCGCCCTCGTCGAGATCGAGGCGACGGCGGTCGTCGGAGTCTAGCGCTGTACCCCCTCAGTAATTGATCGCGGGCGACATCGACGGGTAGAACACCCCGATCAGGTTCATGCCCTCGGGGCTGGTGCACTCGACCGAATGCGACTGCTTGCGCGGCAGGAAGATCGTGTCGCCGGCTGCAATCGCGGTCTTTGTCGCATCGGTCCACATGATGCCCTCGCCCGACAGGATAGTGATCGTCTCCTCGTAGAGATGGCGATGGTGGGCGGCGCGTGACTGCGGGATATGCCCGATGAACTGCGTGACCTCGGTGCCTTGCGTCTCGCCGTCGACGAGGACCTGGTAATAGCGGTCGGCCATCGCCGCGCGCTTGGAGGGATCGACCGCCTCCACCCGTACGGCTACGCTGGCATCGAACGTTGACGGCATCTCGGTGAGGATTTCGGGCTGGGGGCCGAGCGGGCAGACCGTGAGGTTGAGCCGCATCGGAACCGCTGCGGTGATCCGGAACGCCTCGCCGGTGCGGACATAGGCACCGCTTTCGGGCGGCAGTTCAAAACGCCGGTCGCCGATCTCGATCTCGCCGAAACCCTCGATGACGTAGATCACGGTGTCTGCGGAGGCGAAGCACACGATCGGCGCGACTCCCGTCGCAACTGTACCGCTGAACTGGCTGAGGCGCTTGGCCCCGTCTGCCGGCCCGATCACTTGGTAGAGCGCGAGCCCGCCCTCCCGAAGCGTCGCCGCCGCCTTGGGCCGTATGACGAAGCAGTTGGCATCGAGCGCCGCCCGGCCCGCGCCGTCGGCGTTGTCGGTCATCGCCACCAATGCTGCGTCGGAGGCGTCGTCTTCCATCGGTGCACCGTAGCTCGCCGACAGGCTGTTGTGCGCGCCGTCGCAATAAGGCCCGCTCATCGTCCGCTTGCAGGCGCAGAGCAATTCCTCGTCGGTCTCCTGCGCCTTGAACATCAGCGGCTTGAACTTCGTCCCGACGTGCGAATTGTCGCAGAAGGGCTGCTCTTTGCTCAACCCGCAGGTGCACCACAGGTACCGCTGGCCTTCGACGAGTGCGACCAGGCAGGGCTTGGTTCCGGCAACGACAGGTTCGTCCATGTCCATCTCACCATTCCGCGATATCGACGACATCCGTAGCCCACGTCCCGGCCGGGCGAAACTATTTTCACCCTAAAGCATCTCGCCAGGGCGGTTTTGCCGCTATACCCTTCGAAGGCTGCCGCCTATGGCTTGGGCTTCAATATCTCCCTCGGTCGAAGCGGCTGTGATCGGTGGTTTTTTCGGAGAAGCGTGACGATGGCGGACAGCGAAACTTCGAGCGGCGCCGATTGGTCGCGCCTGCGGGCTCGCTTCCGGCTGCTCGACACCCAGCTCTTCATGAACAGCTGCTCCTACGGCCTGCTTTCGGACAGCGTCGAGGCGGCGTTTCACGAATATCTCGCCGACCGCCACGCCCACGGCAGCCACTGGGACGCCTGGATCGGGCGCTATGAAGGCCTTCGTGGCGACTTCGCAGCCCTGCTCGGTGCCGATCCGAGCGAGATCGCCGTCACCGGCTCGGCATCGGCGGGCATCAACTCCGTCGCCACTGCGATGCGCTTCGACGAAGGACGCGACAAGGTCGTGATCACCGACCTCGAATTCCCGACCAACGCGCAGATCTGGTACGCGCAAGCCGCGCGCGGTGCGACTGTCGAACGCGTCGCTGCCGACAGCAACGCGACGCTGCTCGAGCGCCTCGAGTCGGTCATCGACGAGCGCACCAGGATCGTCGCCGTCACCCACGTCTGCTACCGCAACGGCGAGAGGATCGACGTCGCAGCAGTGGCCCGGCTGGCCAAGGCCAGGGGGGCGCTGGTGCTGATCGACGGATTCCAGGCGGTGGGCACGATGCCGATCGACGTCCGCGCGCTCGACTGCGATTTCTACGTCGGGGGGACGTTGAAGTACCTGCTCGGGACGGCGGGCGTCGCCTTCCTGTACGCTCGCGCCGCCACGACGGCGGCGATCCAGCCGACGAGCACCGGGTGGTTTGCGCAGGAGGACATCGGTGCGATGGACCACACTGCGCATCATCCGGCGCACAGCGCGCGCCGGTTCGAGGGTGGCACGCCGCCGGTCCCGAACATCTATGCGGCGCGTGCCGGTCTGAAGATCATCGCCGAAATCGGGCTCGAAGCAATCGGTGCGCGTATCGCCGGCCTGACCGCGCGCATCGTCGAGCATGCCCGCCGCCTGCACATCCCGATGGCGACGCCGGACGACCCCGTGCGGCGCGGCGCGATGGTCGCGCTACGCTGCCACGATGCCCCGGCGCTGGTGACGGCGCTGCATAACGCCGGCATCGTCACCTCGTCGCGCGACGGCAATCTCCGACTGTCCCCGCACTTCTACAACCAGGACGCCGACGTCGACCGGGTCTTCGCCGCGATCGAAGCCAACCGCGGGCTCGCGCTTTGACGGTCGCGACATGAGCCAGGCGACCGACGCCTTCGACGACTGGATCCGCGGCAATTTCGTCGCGATGAACACTGCGCTCGAGGCGCTCTATTTCGCGCAAGACGACCGCGCCGCGGTGGACGGCGTCGGCGACGACATCAAGGCGGCGATCCGTGACGAGGGCCACGCCCATGTCGTCGCGCTCTGGCGCGAGGGAAACACCGGTGCCGGCTTCGAAAGCGCGTTCGAGGTGCTTGGCAACGTCGGGCTCTACATGGGCGCACTGCGGCGGCACGAGCTGACCAATCCCGCGCGCGAAGATCGCTCGCCGTTCCGCGAGGCGTCGTCGCTGGCGCTGCTGGCGGGTGCGTCGATCGGCATGGCACCGCGCTTCGCCACCGCCCATCTCGCGACCCATAACCGGGCTGTCGCGGGCGTCCGCAAAAGCTTCACGACCCTTCCTGACGAGTTCCTGTTCATCGACGAGAATGCGCGCGCCATCCTGTGCGTCCAGCGCGCCGCCGATGCCCTGCACCGGATTCTCGCGCTGGGCATCACCAGCCCGGTCGCCGACGTCCAGCTCGAAGCGGCGGCAGCGGCGCTGGCGGGCATGCGGACGATCAACGCGCGCCTGTTCGGGGGCCTCGATACCGACCGTTTCTTTTACAGCGTGCGGCCGTACTACAAGCCGTACCGCGTCGGGCGGCACGAGTTCCGGGGCGCGAACGCCGGTGACT containing:
- a CDS encoding DUF1864 family protein, whose protein sequence is MSQATDAFDDWIRGNFVAMNTALEALYFAQDDRAAVDGVGDDIKAAIRDEGHAHVVALWREGNTGAGFESAFEVLGNVGLYMGALRRHELTNPAREDRSPFREASSLALLAGASIGMAPRFATAHLATHNRAVAGVRKSFTTLPDEFLFIDENARAILCVQRAADALHRILALGITSPVADVQLEAAAAALAGMRTINARLFGGLDTDRFFYSVRPYYKPYRVGRHEFRGANAGDFSGINEVDLLLGLCSATDPNYAQLLVDKMPFMRPEDQARLRDCIPQPSLLDGLLASAANGGPAWRRNAALFLDVVAIYRETAIQHHDQLVTKFILGPSGELRPDQRTQLTASGPPLDVLMASLALLRDQRAAAPVEGIGSRHDDLAHLSRLATAADPDSAPRP
- a CDS encoding RidA family protein; amino-acid sequence: MSARALLPDGWPVPKGYANGMAATGRLVVTAGVVGWDAEGRFAEGLAAQCALAFANIVAILAEGGAVPADVVKLTWYITSREAYLAEVKAIGAAYRAAFGGHYPAMAVVQVTGLMEAAALVEIEATAVVGV
- a CDS encoding FAD-dependent monooxygenase, with amino-acid sequence MRISIVGGGPGGFYLAILTKKARPDWTVELFEQNRADDTFGFGVVFSDETLGEFLSRDPESYEMIADAFAYWDDIRVRYKGHDIRCGGNGFAGCARLKLLQILQARAEAVGVEVHFGEVIDPAAVETRFASSDVIVAADGINSRIRDAHSDHFGPRIAYMRNKFTWMGSTRQLSDFTYFFRETPHGIIVAHCYQYEAAHSTWVIETTPECWAGHGFDTLDEHAAARVLEGIFAEELEGHPLLVNRSLWRNFPTISCTNWSYGKIVLLGDSMATAHFSIGSGTKLAMESAIALSDALLEHGERDVQGAFAAYRENRATAIEVTQHNAGVSLAWFEHIARSWDMPPVQFAMMVMSRAKSITWDNLELRDPAFLEAVEDDFYRSYAADTGIDLGKKRPTPMFTSFKLRDLVIPNRVVVAPMAQYRAVDGVPGDWHLMHYGARAVGGAGLVYVEMTCTSPEARITLGCPGLWNDEQEAAWRRITDFAHANGPAKMAMQLGHAGRKASTQLGWEEADHPIADPALNWPLVSASPLPWFPGESQVPAELDRAGMDAVVADFIAATQRADRAGFDLLEMHAAHGYLLASFLSPLTNQRTDNYGGSLANRLRFPLEVFAAMRAAWPAAKPMSVRLSGSDWLDGGMSETDLLAVARAFHDAGCDLISMSSGQTVPDQSPVYGRMYQVPFSEAVRNEVGVATMCVGAITEPGQINTIIACRRADLVALGRPHLVDPFFATRAAAWYGKRAVAVAPPYMAGAAQLMRETEKARDKQRDLQVKAKITSGAKR
- a CDS encoding cupin domain-containing protein, which encodes MDEPVVAGTKPCLVALVEGQRYLWCTCGLSKEQPFCDNSHVGTKFKPLMFKAQETDEELLCACKRTMSGPYCDGAHNSLSASYGAPMEDDASDAALVAMTDNADGAGRAALDANCFVIRPKAAATLREGGLALYQVIGPADGAKRLSQFSGTVATGVAPIVCFASADTVIYVIEGFGEIEIGDRRFELPPESGAYVRTGEAFRITAAVPMRLNLTVCPLGPQPEILTEMPSTFDASVAVRVEAVDPSKRAAMADRYYQVLVDGETQGTEVTQFIGHIPQSRAAHHRHLYEETITILSGEGIMWTDATKTAIAAGDTIFLPRKQSHSVECTSPEGMNLIGVFYPSMSPAINY
- a CDS encoding aminotransferase class V-fold PLP-dependent enzyme, producing the protein MADSETSSGADWSRLRARFRLLDTQLFMNSCSYGLLSDSVEAAFHEYLADRHAHGSHWDAWIGRYEGLRGDFAALLGADPSEIAVTGSASAGINSVATAMRFDEGRDKVVITDLEFPTNAQIWYAQAARGATVERVAADSNATLLERLESVIDERTRIVAVTHVCYRNGERIDVAAVARLAKARGALVLIDGFQAVGTMPIDVRALDCDFYVGGTLKYLLGTAGVAFLYARAATTAAIQPTSTGWFAQEDIGAMDHTAHHPAHSARRFEGGTPPVPNIYAARAGLKIIAEIGLEAIGARIAGLTARIVEHARRLHIPMATPDDPVRRGAMVALRCHDAPALVTALHNAGIVTSSRDGNLRLSPHFYNQDADVDRVFAAIEANRGLAL